GTGGTAGCTATAGCCATGCAGACATGAATCGCAGTGTGGTGAGAAGAGCTGTATTGATGTCACGTGGGAGCTGCACAATGcagtggtggtggtggtgggtGGTGGTGGTGTGTGCAAGAGCAAGTGCGATGGTGAGAGGAGAGATGTTGTTTCAGAAAGTTGAAAGTTCCCCCCCACCCGTCACAGCGTGCTCGACATGTACTTCTACTGTCGAAGCATTGCACCGCCGCCAGAAGCTGCAGACTCTTTTGCAACCATGCTGTCCCCAGCGGCTATCCAGATCGACACCGTCTCCCCGTGACCGTCATTGGATGTGCTAGACACTCCGACATCCACTCTGCGTCGCCCTCATCGCCGCCCCTCCCCGAGCACACCCAACACAGCACAGCACAGCACAGCACAGCGAGTCAGGATCAGGGTCAGGGACTCCAGCCAAGCCTGCTATCACAGCGGTCATCGGTCATCGTCAACAACGCCAGATCCTCCCGCGCCCACCATCAGGCTTCAGCTCCCCATCGCCCCTGCACAACACCCTGCGCCGCTCCCTACCCTCGCCGCTTACAACGATTCACGCAACCTCGAGTCACGTGGCCGCTCCCTCGAATCGCTTGCGCCTCGACACGCCCGCCTGTCGCTCGTCGAAGCTCGCATCTCGCTAGCGCTGGCACGGCAAGAGCTCGCTCGCATCACGCGCTCCACAGGGCCGGGCCCTTTCCACGCAGCATCGCAGCATTGGCTGGCACACGAACGCTGGACGATACGCAAGAGAGAGCGCGGACTTGCTCCCGCTGGGCGCAGACACACATAAACACCCTCACACACACACATCATGAAGGGCTTCAGACAGCGCGTGGTAAGCACTCTCCCTGACGTACAACGTATACTTTGCGAGCGCGGAGGTCGTGTATTGATGGCCGACGTTAATAGCATGACCAGCTCTCGCGTGCAAAGGACCGAGATGGCAACAAGCTCGCCAAGAAGAAGGACTCCTCCTCAGGAACGGCCTCACCAGCTGGCCAGTCGCCCGCCGGCTCGCAACACGCTACACCGACTTCCTCCACCAGCAACCTCGTCGATCAGCGGAACAAGCCCCTCCCCACCGATGGACCCACGCAGTCGCATCCTGGCGCTCCAATGCCCGGCACAGCTAACAACATGAACGCCAGCAACAACACCGCCGGTCCGCAGTCAGGGAGCTTCGCACAACACGGCGCCAGCTTCAATGGGCAGCAGTCACCCGGCGGACTCAACTCACAGGGACCGTCGACACCCGGTAGACTCGGGGCCCTCCCTCCCAGTGTGGTAATCTCGCCGAGCGCTCCGGTCTGTCGACCAGTGCAACCCTTTCATGAAGAGACATACCCAATACTGATCTGAGACAGCACGTGCCACCTCCCGGCGCCGCCGAGACAATGCCGCAAGACCTCGCGCCCCCCAAGGCTGGCCAGAAGAGCTTGCTCTTCGATCGCCTGCAGGCCACGCCCAAAGCCGACACAGTACCAGAAGGAGTTAGAACCCCTAAGCGACAGCATTCGTCACGCTTCGACATCTCAGATCAGCGACAACGCGAGCTCGAAAAGCTGCCCGGTTTCCACGAGGTGCCGCCTAACAGACGGGCTGAGCTGTTCATGCAAAAGCTGGATCAGTGCAACATCATATTCGACTTCAACGACGCGTCGGGTGACATGAAGTCGAAAGAGATCAAGCGTCTGGCGCTACACGAGCTGCTGGACTACGTCGCGCAGAACCGACAAGTCATCTCAGAACCCATGTACCCTCGTGTGGTCGAGATGTTTGCAAAGAACTTGTTCAGACCGATTCCACCACCGATGAACCCACAAGGCGAAGCTTTCGATCCCGAGGAAGACGAGCCGGTGTTGGAAGTCGCCTGGCCACACATCCAAGTCGTCTACGAGTTCTTCCTACGCTTCATCGAGAGCCAGGACTTCAACACCAACTATGCGAAGCAGTACATCGATCATCAGTTCGTGTTGCAGCTACTTGAGCTGTTCGACTCGGAAGATCCGCGAGAACGGGACTTCCTCAAGACCACCCTACACAGGATTTACGGAAAGTTCCTGAACTTGCGATCTTACATCAGAAGGAGCATCAACAACGTCTTCTTCCAATTCATCTACGAAACAGAGCGTTTCAACGGCATCGCTGAACTGCTAGAGATATTGGGTTCTATCATCAACGGCTTTGCACTACCGCTCAAAGAGGAGCACAAGTTGTTCCTCACCAGAGTGCTGATACCCTTGCACAAAGTCAAGAGTCTCAGCATGTACCATCCCCAGCTGGCGTATTGTATTGTTCAATTCTTGGAGAAAGATGCGGCGCTTACGGAAGAGGTTGTTCTGGGACTGTTGCGATACTGGCCAAAGGTCAACAGCACGAAGGAGGTCATGTTCTTGAACGAGGTCGAGGACATCTTCGAGGTCATGGATCCGGCAGAGTTTGCCAAGGTGCAGGAACCTTTGTTCAACCAGCTGGCGAAGAGTGTCGCAAGTCCGCACTTCCAGGTATGTCGCAATGATCGCCGAACACACCACCATATGCTGATTAGATGCAGGTTGCCGAGCGAGCGTTGTACTTTTGGAACAACGAGTACTTCTGTAACCTTGTCAGTGACAACGTCGACGTGATCTTGCCGATTATGTTTGCGCCGCTGTACGAGAATTCGAAGGGACACTGGAACAGGTATGCCATCGCAGCAAAGAGGAATTCAGGTCACAGGCTAACGGCATCCACAGAACTATCCACGGCATGGTGTACAATGCGATGAAGCTTTTCATGGAAGTAAACCCACAGCTGTTTGACGAATGCTCGCACGAATACACAGAGCAGCAGAACAACCTCGAGGCAGTCAAGGCCAACCGACAAGCCAAGTGGGACCGACTCAGTCAATTGGCTGAGCAGATGAAGCAAAACGGCCACGCACCCGCCGTGAGGCCACCACAAGGAAACTTTGGCAACTCAAGCAAAAGTCCAACGCGCACAGACGACGGAGATCCGATTTCGATGAACCGGCTACGAATAGACGACGAGCGAAGGGCGGAAACACAGAGGCATGCCAATTCGGTACGTGGATGAGCGATACCTGAGCACGACCTCAACCCGCCTCATCCCTAAGCATACATTATCCACCACCCGCGAACCACATATCTTCTCCCTCTTTCTTTTGTACATCTGTGCTGCCAGTCGACGCATCACCTGTCTGCATAGCCACACTTCACTTCTTCCTGCATTTGAGATGGTGTGTCATTCTGATTGGATTGGGCGCGTGTTTTAGAAGCGTTCGCACGGCAGCAAAAGCAAAAGCGAAACAAATTCGACAAGCTCGGGCAATGGCGGAACGAATACTGGCAGTGGGAACGGGAATGGAGGTGGCAGATCCAGGAGCAATAGTCGGAAGGGCAGTGCCTCCAGCTGAGAGAGGAGCTCGACAGAGGGGACTACTACTGCATGAGTGCGCGAAAGGACTTGCTGGTTGTACGAACAGCGTGGATTTTGTTTTCCTAGCGAAGACCTATCTATGTTCTCAGCGGGGGATTTGAGCAAGGCAGAAGCGTGAGCATGGCGTTTGAATACCTAGATGGATAGGAGTTTTACGCGTATGGTATCCTATCAAAGTTCACATGCCTGCCATTACACATCCTCACACGGTCCTTCAGTTTCAGCGAAATTTCCCAGTCACGTGTCATCGGCATCAACTACCGACGCTAGCGGCTCCAGTCAAAATTGCTTGCTAGCTTCACGCCACGATCTGCTTGACTTTCCAAATGTAACAACCCACACACCCACCTCACTGCCTCTCAGGCGTGAGCCCCGTCAAAAAATCAACCATGTCCCAACAAAGAGCCTACAAAGCCTTCCCGGGctcctccgccttctccgacTTCCGCCTCGCCCGCCTCGCCAAAGCCATCGGCGCCAAGGACCTCCACGCGATATGGGTCCACTACGTCGCCTCGCAAGACGAACTCTCGGCGGAACAGACTGAGACTCTGGAGCAGTTGCTGGAGTATGGGAGGTATCCGGATTCGACGGATGAGTTGTATGGTGTTTTGAGGAATGCGGTGGTGCGTGGGAGCCGGCCGGAGAGGGGCGCGGTGGAGGTTTTTTATGTGGTGCCGAGGGCCGGGAGTATTTCGCCGTGGAGTTCGAGGGCGACGGGGATTGCGGAAGTGTGTGGGTTGGGGGGTGTGGTGGGGAGGGTGGAGAGGGGGGTGGTTTTTGCGGTGAGGTTTGAGGGGAAGGGTGGAGAGGGGGATGTGGGTGGGGTGTTGAGGAATGCGGATGCGTTGCATGATCGTATGACGGAGAGTATTGGCATGGATCCACCGGATTTGGGGAAGATGTTTGCCCAGGCGCCTCCCGCGCCGTTGCAGAAGGTGCAGTTGCTGCAGAATCCTGCCGGCCCGCGCGCGGCGCTGGAGGAGGCGAATAGGACTCTGGGCCTGGCGCTTGATGGAAGTGAGATGGAGTATCTCATTGATGCGTATACGAACAAGTTGCAGAGGAACCCGACGGATGTGGAGCTGTTTATGTTCGCGCAGGTCAACTCGGAGCATTGCAGGCATAAGCAGTTCAATGCCAAGTGGACGATTGATGGGGTGGAGAAGGAGAATAGCCTTTTTGGCATGATTCGGAATACGCATAAGAGACATCCGCAGCATGTCATTTCTGCTTACTCGGATAACGCTGCGGTGCTGCAGGGTTACAATGGAAGTCTCTGGGCGCCGGATCAGTTTGCTGGGGAGTG
Above is a window of Fulvia fulva chromosome 6, complete sequence DNA encoding:
- a CDS encoding Serine/threonine-protein phosphatase 2A regulatory subunit delta isoform, translating into MKGFRQRVHDQLSRAKDRDGNKLAKKKDSSSGTASPAGQSPAGSQHATPTSSTSNLVDQRNKPLPTDGPTQSHPGAPMPGTANNMNASNNTAGPQSGSFAQHGASFNGQQSPGGLNSQGPSTPGRLGALPPSVVISPSAPHVPPPGAAETMPQDLAPPKAGQKSLLFDRLQATPKADTVPEGVRTPKRQHSSRFDISDQRQRELEKLPGFHEVPPNRRAELFMQKLDQCNIIFDFNDASGDMKSKEIKRLALHELLDYVAQNRQVISEPMYPRVVEMFAKNLFRPIPPPMNPQGEAFDPEEDEPVLEVAWPHIQVVYEFFLRFIESQDFNTNYAKQYIDHQFVLQLLELFDSEDPRERDFLKTTLHRIYGKFLNLRSYIRRSINNVFFQFIYETERFNGIAELLEILGSIINGFALPLKEEHKLFLTRVLIPLHKVKSLSMYHPQLAYCIVQFLEKDAALTEEVVLGLLRYWPKVNSTKEVMFLNEVEDIFEVMDPAEFAKVQEPLFNQLAKSVASPHFQVAERALYFWNNEYFCNLVSDNVDVILPIMFAPLYENSKGHWNRTIHGMVYNAMKLFMEVNPQLFDECSHEYTEQQNNLEAVKANRQAKWDRLSQLAEQMKQNGHAPAVRPPQGNFGNSSKSPTRTDDGDPISMNRLRIDDERRAETQRHANSVRG